A stretch of DNA from Magnetococcales bacterium:
CCAGAGTGCCAAGGGCGCGGACCACCTTTTCCTGTCTTAGATTGCCTCCTTCACGGGCCAGGAGGATGGCTTCGGCATTGGGGCGACGGTCCGGAAGCAGATCCTGCAGTTCATCCCCGTCCTCCACGGCGGGGGCGTTCAGGGAGGAGTCGCGTCCCGAAAGGCGTCCGGCCATCTCGATGACCTCTCCCGTCTCAACACCCAGTTCGGTGGCGATGCGTTGCGCCTCCTGGCGGTCCATCTGCCCGATGTTGCGGCGCAGCTTGCGCAGCGAGAAGAAGAGCTTGCGTTGTGCGGTGGTGGTGCCGATACGCACCAGGCTCCAGGAGCGCAGAATGAACTCCTGAATGGCGGCCTTGATCCACCACAGGGCGTAGGTGGAGAGGCGGAATCCCTTGTCCGGGTCGAAGCGTTTGACCGCATTCATCAGACCCACGGCACCTTCCTGCACCAGATCCAGGACCGAAAGCCCGTAATGGCTGTAGTCCCTGGCAATGCGAACCACATAGCGCAGATAGGAGGTGACCAGGGTATGGGCGGCTTCGAGGTCGTTGTACTGCCGATAGCGCCGGGCCAGATGGTACTCTTCTTCCTGGCTCAACATGGGGTAGCGGTCGAACTGACGCAGAGTGCTGTCGAGTTCGCCCAACCCCTGGATGGAAACAAGGCTGTTTTCCATAGGACGGTTACTCTCCCGACGGATGGTGTGGTCGACAAATTTGACGCACGCTAAGGGAAAAAGTTCCTGGCCGGTTGCGTTTTGACCGGGCTTTCCGCAATCTTTCATCCAGGAAACTCGCCTCCGGCAAACTCCATATCTGTACCCTGTTCGGGAAATGCAAGGCCATGCTCTGGATTCGATCGGCTTTTTTTTTCGTTTTTTTCATTCTTGGCATCGTTGGCTATGCCGCCGCCATCGTCGTGGCGTCGCCCGTGGCCTCCCTGGCCTTTCGCCGGG
This window harbors:
- the rpoH gene encoding RNA polymerase sigma factor RpoH, coding for MENSLVSIQGLGELDSTLRQFDRYPMLSQEEEYHLARRYRQYNDLEAAHTLVTSYLRYVVRIARDYSHYGLSVLDLVQEGAVGLMNAVKRFDPDKGFRLSTYALWWIKAAIQEFILRSWSLVRIGTTTAQRKLFFSLRKLRRNIGQMDRQEAQRIATELGVETGEVIEMAGRLSGRDSSLNAPAVEDGDELQDLLPDRRPNAEAILLAREGGNLRQEKVVRALGTLDAREQRIVRERFMTDEPKTLDELGALMGISRERVRQLEKRAMEKLRTLLAPLQADLVVDAA